From one Streptomyces sp. NBC_01478 genomic stretch:
- a CDS encoding Ig-like domain-containing protein: MKWMASTCKILGSVLAFGLVGAGALGVSASPARAATASVLWAAPDGHGAACISRNPCSLTTAQAEVRALEHGRHPVSPRVELLGGTYRLDKTWKFGAEDSGRPADPVVWEAAPGAKPVISGASKVTAWREVGSSGVWAAHVPRGSATRQLYVDGRQAPIAQATPAALHFTGNWAGSATGYDLSNDAVALAWFSHLTLAQVAQVEFDYPAGNGAWTDSKCGAARMSGSTLVMDQPCWTNVTDIAPFSQGTGGLPSMPTSQLPDTIQGARSLLTPGQWSLDGATDTLYYMPKSGQRMAGLDVELPRLEKLVQGAGSLARPLHDVTFEGLTFSYATWNAPSSPVGFADVQSNLHRTGASNQGLCTFSAPAGSCPWGALTQPLANVAFTGASRVTITGNRFVNLGGAGLSFMYGGSHNVIDGNEFTSIASTALSLGCTFDPTPTDTPASVIKDHCTPDPKTVQADQVGTNEILDHTTVSNNVIHDVGTDYRSACGITLLFSRHTTITHNELYNLPYTGITAGVIQGHVDDANHPQNSTNINADNTISNNLIFNVMQVLDDGGAIYMEGHQAQYVYQADGTIDATATLAHGLHVTGNVVYNDGSRFNAFYDDAGSEWISFSSNVEFHPLASLGAQGGCSATGHFWVTGNYFSDPAESYFCTQPIDSHASDNTTIPASPGPGDIPVSFLVHAGVTDGYGSLVGGLPLTASYISAPTPVASSTTERVLIAGAGFSPSTPVYFGDRRATDVQVVSSGFLIATVPTGADGTDVTVGTYVPRPVISAPTSGTTGLADTFTVRGTAVAGNTVAVTGSTNQAGCTVAAAVDGAWSCTLTDSSPGQQSLSATQSDKDGATSKPSAAVLVYVGAPPAAARLNDTDPSIVYNTWDYLGSRGYGDHDDDVHYATTDGSSITYTFIGTGIKMFGEEFTDQGNLSVSIDGGPATVVDTVPADGARHTDVAVYTSTALTAGVHTIVVTKLSGTYATFDGFEIDNPASSQ; this comes from the coding sequence ATGAAATGGATGGCGTCGACGTGCAAGATCCTCGGTTCTGTACTCGCCTTCGGACTGGTCGGCGCGGGAGCGCTGGGCGTGTCGGCAAGTCCGGCGCGGGCCGCCACGGCATCGGTGCTGTGGGCAGCGCCTGACGGCCACGGTGCGGCGTGCATATCGAGGAATCCCTGTTCCCTGACCACCGCGCAGGCCGAAGTGCGCGCTCTTGAGCACGGCCGGCACCCGGTGAGCCCCCGGGTCGAACTCCTCGGCGGCACGTACCGGTTGGACAAGACGTGGAAGTTCGGCGCGGAGGACTCCGGCCGGCCCGCCGACCCCGTGGTGTGGGAGGCCGCGCCCGGCGCCAAGCCGGTCATCTCCGGCGCCTCCAAGGTCACCGCCTGGCGTGAGGTGGGGAGCAGCGGTGTGTGGGCCGCACACGTGCCCCGCGGCAGCGCCACCCGTCAGCTCTACGTGGACGGCAGACAAGCCCCCATCGCCCAGGCCACCCCGGCGGCCCTGCACTTCACGGGCAACTGGGCCGGGTCGGCCACAGGGTATGACCTGTCGAACGACGCCGTGGCCCTGGCCTGGTTCTCGCACCTCACGCTTGCGCAAGTGGCGCAGGTCGAGTTCGACTATCCCGCTGGCAACGGCGCGTGGACCGACTCCAAGTGCGGGGCCGCACGGATGTCCGGCAGCACGCTGGTCATGGACCAGCCCTGCTGGACCAACGTCACCGACATCGCCCCGTTCAGCCAGGGCACCGGCGGCCTGCCGTCGATGCCCACCTCGCAGCTTCCCGACACGATTCAGGGCGCCCGCAGTCTTCTGACGCCCGGTCAGTGGTCCCTGGACGGTGCCACTGACACGCTCTACTACATGCCCAAGAGCGGTCAGCGGATGGCCGGCTTGGACGTCGAACTGCCCCGGCTGGAGAAGCTGGTGCAAGGTGCCGGCAGCCTGGCCAGGCCCCTGCACGACGTCACCTTCGAGGGCCTGACGTTCTCGTATGCCACCTGGAACGCCCCCTCGTCACCGGTGGGCTTCGCCGACGTGCAGAGCAACCTGCACAGAACCGGCGCCAGCAACCAGGGGCTGTGCACCTTCTCCGCACCCGCCGGCAGCTGCCCGTGGGGCGCGCTCACCCAGCCTCTCGCCAACGTCGCTTTTACCGGGGCCAGCCGTGTGACGATCACCGGGAACCGATTCGTCAACCTCGGGGGCGCCGGCCTGAGTTTCATGTACGGGGGATCGCACAACGTCATCGATGGCAACGAGTTCACCTCGATCGCCTCCACCGCGCTGTCACTGGGCTGCACGTTCGACCCGACTCCCACCGACACACCGGCCTCGGTGATCAAAGATCACTGCACTCCTGACCCGAAGACCGTGCAGGCGGACCAGGTCGGGACGAACGAGATCCTGGACCACACCACGGTCTCGAACAACGTGATCCACGACGTCGGCACCGACTACCGCTCGGCCTGCGGCATCACGCTGCTCTTCAGCCGCCACACCACGATCACGCACAACGAGCTGTACAACCTGCCGTACACCGGAATCACCGCGGGCGTCATCCAGGGCCACGTCGACGACGCCAACCACCCGCAGAACTCGACCAACATCAACGCCGACAACACGATCAGCAACAACCTGATCTTCAACGTCATGCAGGTCCTCGACGACGGCGGCGCGATCTACATGGAAGGCCACCAGGCGCAGTACGTCTACCAGGCCGACGGCACCATCGACGCGACGGCCACCCTGGCACACGGCCTGCACGTCACCGGCAACGTCGTCTACAACGACGGCTCGCGCTTCAACGCCTTCTACGACGACGCCGGTTCGGAGTGGATCAGCTTCAGCAGCAACGTCGAGTTCCACCCCCTGGCCTCACTCGGCGCCCAGGGCGGCTGCTCGGCCACCGGCCACTTCTGGGTCACCGGCAACTACTTCTCCGACCCCGCAGAGAGCTACTTCTGCACGCAGCCCATCGACTCCCACGCCAGCGACAACACCACCATCCCCGCGTCCCCGGGCCCGGGAGACATCCCCGTCTCCTTCCTCGTCCACGCGGGCGTCACCGACGGATACGGATCGCTGGTAGGCGGCCTCCCCCTCACCGCGAGCTACATCTCCGCGCCCACGCCCGTCGCCAGCTCCACGACCGAACGGGTCCTCATCGCCGGCGCCGGCTTCTCGCCTAGCACCCCGGTGTACTTCGGCGACCGGCGCGCCACCGACGTCCAGGTGGTCTCCTCCGGATTCCTGATCGCCACGGTACCGACCGGAGCCGACGGCACGGACGTCACCGTCGGCACCTACGTACCCCGTCCGGTCATCAGCGCCCCCACGAGCGGTACCACCGGCCTGGCCGACACCTTCACGGTGCGTGGCACAGCGGTGGCCGGCAACACCGTCGCGGTCACCGGCAGCACGAACCAGGCAGGCTGCACCGTAGCCGCTGCCGTCGACGGCGCCTGGTCGTGCACGCTCACCGACTCCTCGCCCGGCCAACAGTCCCTGTCCGCCACGCAGTCCGACAAGGACGGAGCCACGTCCAAACCGTCGGCAGCCGTCCTCGTCTACGTCGGCGCCCCGCCGGCCGCAGCACGTCTCAACGACACCGATCCGTCGATCGTCTACAACACCTGGGACTACTTGGGCAGCCGGGGCTACGGCGATCACGACGACGACGTCCACTACGCGACGACCGACGGCAGCAGCATCACGTACACGTTCATCGGCACCGGGATCAAGATGTTCGGTGAGGAGTTCACCGATCAGGGCAACCTCAGTGTGTCGATCGACGGCGGTCCCGCCACCGTCGTCGACACCGTGCCCGCCGACGGCGCGCGCCACACCGATGTCGCCGTCTACACCAGCACCGCCCTCACCGCCGGTGTCCACACCATCGTGGTCACCAAGCTCTCGGGCACCTACGCCACCTTCGACGGCTTCGAAATCGACAACCCTGCCTCCTCCCAGTAG
- a CDS encoding peptidoglycan-binding domain-containing protein, whose amino-acid sequence MALTFRSGTAARGLKAAGCGVLTALVLAGATACGSGVKSESGAKPVAAVAEDSFVLPSAGPLENCGDLHTGSRGACVRVLQSYLNDPHAHNQWDGAGLSVDGIYGSKTAAAVQAFQTYRSLPSTGVADAQTRSYLANGSPAACMDTLVGMGSATPCVVKLQNYLSQSGHPLTVDGIFGARTRDALKAFQKDMGQDPDGIAGPEFWGPLSGD is encoded by the coding sequence ATGGCATTGACCTTTCGAAGTGGGACGGCGGCGCGGGGGCTCAAGGCTGCGGGCTGCGGGGTCCTGACAGCTCTGGTCCTGGCCGGGGCGACGGCCTGCGGATCCGGGGTCAAGTCCGAGTCCGGTGCGAAGCCCGTCGCGGCGGTGGCGGAGGACTCCTTCGTCCTTCCGTCGGCGGGACCGCTGGAGAACTGCGGTGACCTGCACACCGGCTCGCGGGGCGCCTGCGTGCGCGTGCTGCAGAGCTATCTCAACGATCCGCACGCGCACAACCAGTGGGACGGCGCCGGCCTGTCCGTGGACGGCATCTACGGGTCCAAGACGGCGGCGGCAGTCCAGGCGTTCCAGACCTACCGGTCGCTGCCCTCGACCGGGGTGGCCGACGCACAGACGCGGTCGTACCTGGCGAACGGCTCCCCGGCCGCGTGCATGGACACGCTGGTCGGCATGGGGTCGGCTACGCCGTGCGTGGTCAAGCTGCAGAACTATCTGTCGCAGTCCGGTCATCCGCTGACGGTGGACGGGATCTTCGGAGCACGTACCCGGGATGCTCTCAAGGCGTTCCAGAAGGACATGGGGCAGGATCCTGACGGCATCGCCGGTCCCGAGTTCTGGGGTCCGCTCTCAGGGGACTGA
- a CDS encoding DUF2690 domain-containing protein, translated as MGSARQDSSYGDFLKRKQEQLKNDPKRTQESFGQACKRSAAWASNFFNRADRAPEREYVDAFARTIGRDPHAEWEEWNSAWEDRFRQEEPAASEEDRPWGNRFRNRKFLVTSVLGATVLAVILVLTVFPDKHPPSSSCTLTSCRGKEPNGHCDEGVQTIAEQDRKTPGPITVVVRWNSKCQAAWAKAWGDYVKQGDKVTVSVDGGVSESRKVNYGTDQHTMMVPRTEIQRVRACWERAGDQVCTKWFPG; from the coding sequence ATGGGATCGGCACGACAGGACAGCAGCTATGGCGACTTCCTAAAGCGAAAGCAGGAGCAGCTCAAGAACGATCCGAAGCGGACGCAGGAGAGCTTCGGGCAGGCATGCAAACGCTCTGCCGCCTGGGCCAGCAACTTTTTCAACAGGGCGGACAGAGCACCTGAGAGGGAGTACGTCGACGCGTTCGCCAGGACCATCGGGCGCGACCCTCATGCCGAGTGGGAAGAGTGGAATTCGGCCTGGGAGGACAGATTCCGGCAAGAAGAACCGGCGGCCTCAGAAGAAGACCGTCCCTGGGGCAATCGGTTCCGGAACCGGAAATTCCTCGTTACCTCTGTACTCGGCGCGACCGTCCTCGCGGTGATACTGGTCCTGACCGTGTTCCCGGACAAGCATCCGCCGTCCTCTTCTTGCACGCTGACCTCCTGCCGAGGCAAAGAACCCAACGGACACTGCGACGAGGGCGTGCAGACAATCGCGGAGCAGGATCGGAAGACTCCAGGGCCGATCACGGTGGTGGTCCGCTGGAACAGCAAGTGCCAGGCTGCCTGGGCAAAAGCATGGGGCGACTACGTGAAGCAGGGCGACAAAGTGACGGTGTCCGTGGACGGGGGTGTGTCGGAGTCCAGGAAGGTCAACTACGGGACTGACCAGCACACCATGATGGTTCCGCGTACAGAGATTCAGCGCGTACGCGCATGCTGGGAACGCGCAGGTGACCAGGTCTGCACCAAGTGGTTCCCCGGATAG
- a CDS encoding HD domain-containing protein translates to MSVLEDLPEKIGGWPRTAATEAAVAFAAEHSPDWLLNHTVRTYFYARSIATAKNLTAGVDYDDETLFLATVLHDIGLTDEGQGPNRFEVDSAFRAARFAREHGLSDAAADQIWDAVALHSSGGIAPHKHTVAALLHFGTGADLFAFGIEDVDRAVVDAAHEAFPYLDLRNNFHALLVHQIDEQPSKWAPLSYVDAVYRKHRPDNPFPGLDELVAAPVRPE, encoded by the coding sequence GTGAGCGTGCTCGAGGATCTGCCGGAGAAGATCGGAGGGTGGCCGCGTACGGCTGCTACGGAGGCCGCTGTCGCCTTCGCTGCCGAGCACTCTCCGGATTGGCTGCTCAACCACACTGTCCGCACTTACTTCTACGCTCGTAGTATCGCCACCGCCAAGAACCTCACTGCCGGGGTGGACTACGACGACGAGACGCTCTTCCTCGCCACGGTGCTGCACGACATCGGCCTGACCGACGAGGGGCAGGGACCGAACCGGTTCGAGGTGGACAGTGCGTTCCGGGCCGCTCGATTCGCCCGAGAGCATGGGCTGTCGGATGCCGCCGCCGACCAGATCTGGGACGCGGTGGCGTTGCACAGCTCCGGGGGGATCGCGCCCCACAAGCATACTGTCGCCGCTCTCTTGCATTTCGGTACTGGTGCCGACCTGTTCGCTTTCGGTATCGAGGATGTGGACCGGGCGGTAGTGGACGCGGCGCACGAGGCGTTTCCCTATCTGGATCTGCGGAACAACTTCCATGCGCTGCTCGTCCATCAGATCGACGAGCAGCCTTCCAAGTGGGCGCCGTTGTCGTACGTCGACGCCGTGTATCGCAAGCACCGGCCGGACAATCCGTTCCCCGGGCTGGACGAACTGGTCGCCGCCCCGGTGCGTCCGGAGTAA